In Methanoregula formicica SMSP, the DNA window GTCAGACCTTCTTTACGTTCCCGGAACCGTCCTGTATTTCCTGTAAGGGGCACGAAGGCCTCACGATATGCAAACTCGGGTACCGCCAGCCATACGTGTACGGCACCTCCTGCACCGTCACCGACGTGAGATCGTGGGAAAAGAAGATCCGCCGGCTCCCGTACGAGGATGCCCGCAAGGAATTGATGAAACTACAGGGTGTTGGCCCGAAAGCTGCCGACTGCATCCTCCTCTTTGCGTTCCAGAAATACGATGCGTTTCCCGTGGATGTCTGGATCCGTCGGATCTTAAAAGAACAATACCTTCCGGATCTTCCTACGGATGCCCCGCTGACAACGAGGGAATACGACCGGATACGGAAGTTTGCAAAGGAGCAGTTCGGGGAGTATTGCGGCTGGGCACAGGAATACCTGTACGCGGCAAGGATACTGTAAAAAGAGAGCAGGGGGATTTACGTGCCGATATCCCAGCTGCAGGAATATTTCTTCTGTTCTTTGGAGAGCGAATCAATCGATAGCCCGAGAGACGCGAGTTTCAGGTTTGCAACCTGCTCATCAATCTCATTGGGGACATCATAGACACCGCCCTTCATCTTCTTCCCGTTCTTTGCGATATGGAGCGTGCAGAGCGCCTGGAGTGCAAAACTCAGGTCCATGACCTCAATCGGGTGTCCCATTCCCTTGGGAGTGGCGAGGTTCACGAGCCGGCCTTCTGCAAGCACATGGACAGATTTCTTCCCGAGGACGAACGTCTCGATGCCGTCGCGACGGATGATCTTTGCAGCGTTCTTGTGAAGATATTCGAGGTCGATCTCGACATTGAAATGGCCAGCGTTCGCGAGGATCGCGCCATCCTTGAGTTTTGCAAAGTGCTTCTTTGCAATGACAGCACAGTTACCGGTAGTGGTGACAAAAATGTCCCCGATAACTGCTGCATCCTCCATGGTCATGACCATGAATCCGTCCATGTGCGCCTCAAGTGCCCGCCGGGGGTCGATCTCGGTGACGATGACCTTTGCACCAAGCCCATGTGCCTTCCGCGCAAGCCCGCGGCCGCAGTAGCCGTAGCCGGCGACAACAAAATATTTCCCGGCAATGAGCGTGTTCGTCGTGATCATGATCGACGAGAGAACACTCTCCCCGGTGCCGTGGACATTGTCGAAGAAATGCTTCATGGGGGTATCGTTGACCGCAACCACGGGAAACTCCAGCTTGCCCTCGGCGGCCATTGCCTTGAGCCGGTGAATACCCGTGGTGGTCTCTTCGCAGCCCCCGATGACCTTCTTTAAGAGGTCGCGACGCTTGGTGTGGATATAGTGGATCAGGTCCATGCCGTCATCGATGGTGATGACCGGCTTTGCATCCAGTACGTCATTGATCGCGGCATAATACTCATCGACCGTGCAGGACCGCTTCGCGTAGCAGTTGACATTTTTTACTTTCCCGAGAGCCTCGGCAACATCATCCTGCGTTGAGAGCGGGTTGCAGCCGGTGATATGCACCTCTGCACCACCTGCGGCGAGGGTCGATACCAGGTTCGCGGTCTTGGCCTCGACATGGAGCGCCATGCCGATCGTCATGCCCTCGAACGGTCTCTCTTTGACAAACTGTTTCCTGATGGCAGCAAGTACGGGCATGTACTGTCCTGCCCATTCAATCTTCAGCGTTCCGGAACTCATGGATATCCTCAACGGGGGACCGGAAGTGGACCGGCCCGCCCGGGTAACTGACTATCCTATACATAGAGTCGGCAGGCAACATAAACTCCGCGCTGGTGCAG includes these proteins:
- a CDS encoding DNA-3-methyladenine glycosylase family protein, yielding MPSIALPPGQPFSLDQTLGCGQVFRWERSPDGTWLGIVDNHVIRIRQEGTRLRFRGAPEEFIRRYFSLDIDLLPLLSSIDNDPVIHRAIGQCNGLRLVRQLPWECTVSYICSTNSNIPTIRRRIGLLAERFGTRIQSGGQTFFTFPEPSCISCKGHEGLTICKLGYRQPYVYGTSCTVTDVRSWEKKIRRLPYEDARKELMKLQGVGPKAADCILLFAFQKYDAFPVDVWIRRILKEQYLPDLPTDAPLTTREYDRIRKFAKEQFGEYCGWAQEYLYAARIL
- a CDS encoding adenosylhomocysteinase, which produces MSSGTLKIEWAGQYMPVLAAIRKQFVKERPFEGMTIGMALHVEAKTANLVSTLAAGGAEVHITGCNPLSTQDDVAEALGKVKNVNCYAKRSCTVDEYYAAINDVLDAKPVITIDDGMDLIHYIHTKRRDLLKKVIGGCEETTTGIHRLKAMAAEGKLEFPVVAVNDTPMKHFFDNVHGTGESVLSSIMITTNTLIAGKYFVVAGYGYCGRGLARKAHGLGAKVIVTEIDPRRALEAHMDGFMVMTMEDAAVIGDIFVTTTGNCAVIAKKHFAKLKDGAILANAGHFNVEIDLEYLHKNAAKIIRRDGIETFVLGKKSVHVLAEGRLVNLATPKGMGHPIEVMDLSFALQALCTLHIAKNGKKMKGGVYDVPNEIDEQVANLKLASLGLSIDSLSKEQKKYSCSWDIGT